Proteins encoded within one genomic window of Mycolicibacterium aubagnense:
- the dapD gene encoding 2,3,4,5-tetrahydropyridine-2,6-dicarboxylate N-succinyltransferase has translation MTSSSGASGIGIATITADGTVLDTWFPAPALSADAAAGPVPAELEALVGTDEDRGVRTEIVRTTIASLDDKPADAHDAYLRLHLLSHRLVAPHGANMDGIFGLLTNVVWTNFGPCAVEGFETVRAKLRRRGTVTVFGVDKFPRMVDYVLPTGVRIADADRVRLGAHLASGTTVMHEGFVNFNAGTLGTSMVEGRISAGVVVDDGSDVGGGASIMGTLSGGGKEVISVGKRCLLGANAGLGISLGDDCVVEAGLYVTGGTKVTTADGQTVKAKELSGSNNLLFRRNSVSGAVEVVKRDGTGITLNEALHAN, from the coding sequence GTGACTTCTTCTTCTGGTGCATCTGGCATCGGCATCGCCACCATCACCGCCGACGGAACGGTCCTGGATACCTGGTTCCCCGCGCCCGCGCTCTCGGCTGACGCCGCGGCCGGCCCGGTCCCCGCCGAGCTGGAAGCCCTCGTCGGCACCGATGAGGACCGCGGCGTGCGCACCGAGATCGTGCGGACCACCATCGCCTCGCTGGACGACAAGCCCGCCGACGCGCACGACGCCTACCTGCGCCTGCACCTGCTGTCACACCGTCTCGTCGCACCGCACGGCGCCAACATGGACGGCATCTTCGGCCTGCTGACCAACGTGGTGTGGACCAACTTCGGTCCCTGTGCGGTCGAGGGCTTCGAGACCGTCCGCGCCAAGCTTCGCCGTCGCGGCACGGTCACCGTGTTCGGCGTCGACAAGTTCCCCCGGATGGTCGACTACGTCCTGCCCACCGGCGTGCGCATCGCCGACGCCGACCGCGTCCGCCTGGGTGCACACCTCGCGTCGGGCACCACCGTCATGCACGAGGGCTTCGTCAACTTCAACGCCGGCACCCTCGGCACGTCCATGGTCGAGGGACGCATCTCCGCGGGCGTCGTCGTCGATGACGGTTCCGACGTCGGTGGCGGCGCTTCGATCATGGGCACGCTGTCCGGCGGCGGCAAGGAAGTCATCTCTGTGGGCAAGCGCTGCCTGCTGGGCGCCAACGCCGGCCTCGGCATCTCGCTTGGCGACGACTGCGTCGTCGAGGCCGGTCTGTACGTCACGGGCGGCACCAAGGTGACCACCGCCGACGGTCAGACCGTCAAGGCCAAGGAGCTGTCCGGCTCGAACAACCTGCTGTTCCGCCGGAACTCGGTCAGCGGCGCGGTCGAGGTCGTCAAGCGCGACGGCACCGGCATCACCCTGAACGAGGCGCTGCACGCCAACTGA